A window of Pedobacter africanus contains these coding sequences:
- the yiaK gene encoding 3-dehydro-L-gulonate 2-dehydrogenase, which yields MIRIPFQELKKEFERVLLKLYFSAATAETCADIFASNSRDGVYSHGLNRFPVFVKLVKKGLVLPDAVPTLLEKFAAIERWDGNAGPGMANAKHCMGRAIELARANGIGCVALKNTNHWMRGGTYGWQAAEAGCIGICFTNATVSMPAWAGKEPVLGNNPLVIAIPRENGHVVLDMAMSQFSYGKMQEYELKKELLPFPGGYNEQGELSKDPAAIRKTRAGLPIGFWKGSGLALVLDLLAVALSGGNSTAKISAQSDESNVSQCFICIQQPDLHAALIEEVLTYTRNSTPVNPEVQITYPGERTLKTRVENENLGIPVVAKIWEEVKAM from the coding sequence ATGATACGTATACCATTTCAGGAACTTAAAAAAGAATTTGAGAGGGTTCTTTTGAAACTGTATTTTTCTGCAGCAACAGCAGAAACTTGTGCCGATATATTCGCGTCAAATAGCAGGGACGGTGTGTATTCACACGGTTTGAACAGGTTTCCGGTTTTTGTTAAGCTGGTTAAAAAGGGTCTGGTATTGCCGGATGCCGTTCCTACCTTGCTGGAAAAATTTGCTGCTATTGAACGTTGGGACGGAAATGCAGGCCCTGGTATGGCAAACGCTAAACATTGTATGGGCCGCGCCATTGAATTGGCCAGGGCAAATGGTATTGGCTGTGTAGCCCTTAAAAATACAAATCACTGGATGCGGGGCGGAACCTATGGCTGGCAGGCTGCAGAAGCAGGCTGCATTGGCATCTGCTTTACCAATGCCACAGTAAGTATGCCTGCCTGGGCTGGTAAAGAGCCTGTTTTAGGTAACAACCCCCTGGTTATTGCCATCCCCAGAGAAAACGGTCATGTGGTACTCGATATGGCGATGTCGCAGTTTTCCTATGGCAAAATGCAGGAATATGAATTAAAAAAAGAGCTGCTCCCCTTTCCGGGCGGTTACAATGAACAGGGTGAACTGAGTAAAGACCCCGCCGCCATCAGAAAGACCCGGGCGGGCCTGCCCATTGGTTTCTGGAAAGGCTCCGGGCTGGCGCTTGTACTGGACCTGCTTGCAGTGGCCCTTAGCGGCGGTAATTCTACGGCTAAAATAAGTGCACAGTCAGATGAATCAAATGTATCCCAATGTTTCATTTGTATTCAGCAGCCAGACCTGCATGCGGCTTTAATAGAGGAAGTCCTTACGTATACCAGAAATAGTACGCCGGTTAATCCTGAAGTCCAGATAACCTATCCTGGTGAGCGCACCTTAAAAACCCGTGTTGAAAATGAAAATTTGGGAATACCTGTTGTGGCAAAGATCTGGGAAGAGGTTAAGGCGATGTAA
- the ppnP gene encoding pyrimidine/purine nucleoside phosphorylase, with product MSADQQIPHNVYFEGKVQSLGLETEQGKATLGVMKKGNYTFSTSGPEVMVVISGTMNVKLDDKGYQQYLPQDKFEVTSGASFDIICDTDVAYLCYYG from the coding sequence ATGAGTGCAGATCAGCAGATACCACATAACGTATATTTTGAAGGTAAAGTTCAAAGCCTTGGCTTGGAAACCGAACAGGGCAAAGCCACACTGGGGGTAATGAAAAAAGGAAATTACACTTTTTCGACCTCTGGTCCTGAAGTAATGGTAGTTATATCCGGCACGATGAATGTAAAACTAGACGATAAAGGCTACCAGCAGTACCTGCCCCAGGATAAGTTTGAAGTAACGTCGGGAGCTTCATTTGATATCATTTGTGATACCGATGTAGCGTATTTGTGCTATTACGGATAA
- a CDS encoding DUF294 nucleotidyltransferase-like/CBS domain-containing protein translates to MIHDELRKRVLLKTGLDHITSRDCEQIANGINQSLNRHISVTTLKRVFGFAKKQHSFSKYTLATLMDYANADELILPDHKPETFAPARPDNIKILSFLAENEPYAEAFNGQECLNPKQLVLEALEILQKQNLEFLPLADRGKCIGMVYGKDLVYFLGCDDQMYGTLYHKFNFDLYTAIAILRRS, encoded by the coding sequence ATGATACATGATGAATTAAGAAAACGGGTGCTTTTAAAAACGGGACTTGATCACATTACCTCCCGCGATTGCGAGCAGATTGCAAATGGAATCAATCAATCCTTAAACAGGCATATCAGTGTAACCACATTAAAAAGAGTGTTTGGATTTGCAAAAAAACAGCACTCTTTTTCTAAATATACACTGGCTACACTAATGGATTATGCCAATGCAGATGAGCTTATTCTTCCAGACCATAAGCCTGAAACATTCGCTCCGGCCCGGCCCGACAACATAAAGATCCTGTCTTTCCTGGCAGAAAACGAACCGTATGCCGAAGCTTTCAACGGGCAAGAATGTTTAAATCCAAAACAACTGGTCTTAGAGGCATTGGAAATATTACAGAAACAAAACCTGGAATTTTTGCCCCTTGCAGATCGTGGCAAATGTATCGGGATGGTGTATGGTAAAGACCTGGTTTACTTTCTGGGTTGCGATGATCAGATGTACGGTACGCTATACCATAAGTTTAATTTTGACCTGTATACAGCTATAGCAATTCTGCGCAGGTCATGA
- a CDS encoding PorP/SprF family type IX secretion system membrane protein, translating to MKRTCKTLVLMAIMAIGTTTSKAQLNPLSAQYYTNQYLINPAFAGAGEGLKLNGAYRKLWSNVPGSPLTQNLTADYGFNKVGIGLSVNNESAGLQRQTRVVGSYAYHLKLSESNHRLHFGVSLGFMSQRLENADIYGNPNDPMVGQYNDRKTYLDGDFGVAYTSDKLNIQASVPNLKSVLKKDVIKLADVATFYTAVSYKIQLSEGPEGIDMEPKVAYRGVKGFDNIWDAGSQFSIAGKQVFLLAMYHSTENATFGLGMDFRKKYLISGTYTTQTSALSGYTNGSFELNLRLNLSK from the coding sequence ATGAAAAGAACTTGTAAAACACTGGTACTAATGGCTATCATGGCCATTGGTACCACAACATCAAAAGCCCAGTTAAACCCGCTATCGGCACAGTATTACACCAACCAGTACCTCATCAATCCTGCATTTGCAGGAGCAGGTGAGGGCTTGAAACTGAACGGTGCCTACCGTAAGTTATGGAGCAATGTACCTGGCTCACCCCTGACCCAAAACCTGACAGCAGATTATGGCTTCAACAAAGTGGGGATAGGACTTTCTGTAAATAACGAAAGTGCAGGTTTGCAGCGGCAAACCCGGGTAGTGGGCAGTTATGCCTATCACCTTAAATTAAGCGAAAGCAACCATAGACTGCACTTTGGTGTTTCCCTTGGTTTCATGAGCCAAAGGCTGGAAAATGCGGACATTTATGGGAACCCGAACGACCCTATGGTAGGGCAGTACAACGACCGCAAAACTTACCTGGACGGTGATTTTGGTGTTGCCTACACTTCGGATAAGCTGAATATTCAGGCTTCAGTGCCCAATCTTAAAAGCGTGCTGAAAAAGGATGTGATCAAACTGGCCGATGTGGCTACCTTTTATACTGCGGTAAGCTATAAGATCCAGCTCAGCGAAGGGCCGGAAGGCATAGACATGGAGCCTAAAGTTGCCTACAGGGGAGTAAAGGGATTTGACAACATCTGGGATGCCGGCTCGCAGTTCAGTATTGCGGGTAAACAGGTGTTTTTACTGGCCATGTACCATAGTACTGAAAATGCAACCTTTGGTTTGGGTATGGATTTCAGAAAAAAATACCTGATCAGCGGAACCTATACCACCCAAACATCGGCTTTGAGTGGCTATACGAACGGCAGTTTTGAACTGAATTTGAGGCTAAACCTGAGTAAGTAA